In the Selenihalanaerobacter shriftii genome, one interval contains:
- the hflC gene encoding protease modulator HflC yields the protein MKKLSIAIIILIVIGIVANTALFIVDETDQVVVLQFGDPVRSITTPGLKFKIPILQRVRYFEDQILEYDSNPKVLYTADEKNLEVDNYAQWKIEDPLLFYQSVGTMKAAQSQLDDIVYSELRAELGKYTLDEIISPIRKQIMEKVTEKSDQDSKSLGIKVIDVRIKRADLPKANAQSVYSRMNAQRKEEANKYRAEGEQEAKQIRAEAEKDKTIILAEAKKKARQIRGQGDAQALQIYAETYNKDPEFYQFIKTLETYKKTLNNKTTLVLDPGSDFLKYFNNINLDEKSLD from the coding sequence GTGAAGAAATTAAGTATAGCCATTATCATATTAATTGTAATTGGAATTGTTGCCAATACTGCTCTTTTCATTGTTGATGAAACTGATCAGGTAGTAGTTCTTCAGTTTGGAGATCCGGTAAGATCGATTACTACCCCAGGACTTAAATTTAAGATTCCAATATTACAGAGGGTTAGATATTTTGAAGATCAAATTCTGGAATATGATTCTAATCCAAAGGTTCTCTATACCGCTGATGAAAAGAATCTAGAGGTTGATAATTATGCACAATGGAAAATTGAAGATCCACTTCTTTTTTATCAAAGTGTAGGAACTATGAAGGCTGCTCAATCTCAATTAGATGATATTGTTTATTCAGAATTAAGAGCTGAACTAGGTAAGTATACTCTAGATGAGATAATATCTCCTATTAGAAAGCAAATAATGGAAAAGGTTACTGAAAAGAGTGATCAAGATAGTAAGAGCTTAGGAATCAAGGTGATTGATGTTCGAATTAAAAGGGCTGATTTACCGAAGGCTAATGCTCAGTCTGTTTATTCGCGGATGAATGCTCAACGTAAAGAAGAAGCTAATAAATACCGAGCCGAAGGAGAGCAGGAAGCTAAACAAATTCGAGCGGAAGCTGAGAAGGATAAAACAATTATTCTAGCGGAGGCTAAAAAGAAAGCTCGCCAAATTCGTGGTCAAGGGGATGCCCAGGCATTACAGATTTATGCTGAAACTTATAATAAAGATCCAGAATTCTATCAATTTATAAAAACATTAGAAACTTATAAGAAGACTTTAAATAATAAAACTACTCTTGTGTTAGATCCGGGAAGTGATTTTTTAAAGTATTTTAATAATATTAATTTAGATGAAAAAAGTCTAGATTAA
- the hflK gene encoding FtsH protease activity modulator HflK: MSFFDDLLVLFTDKDGEDEEKIININDDGGSDNSSNSGKKSEINLFKVLDKLPVGIILLVLLLIYSSTGIYKVGPKEVGVVTRFGKYIRQAESGLHYHLPYPIEKVYTPQVTRVKRIELGFRTIDPGPPARYSKKKKEALMLTGDLAIVSANAVIKYKIKDPIQYLFWIKNPDDTVRDASEAALRQVVGQNNIQAVLTGKKTQIQLEAKELIQKTLDDYHAGIYINNFLFQDVSVPEPVEDAYRDVASAKEDKHTKVNQAQAHRSQIIPTAKGEASKIVKEAEGYKAKRIAEAEGNVARFNKLLEKYKAGKDVTRTRLYLETMEDILPELNKIIVGNNSQGVLKMLNLDKVQEEGVR; the protein is encoded by the coding sequence ATGAGTTTTTTTGATGATCTATTAGTTTTATTTACTGATAAAGATGGAGAAGATGAAGAAAAAATTATTAATATCAATGATGATGGAGGATCAGATAATTCCAGTAATTCTGGTAAAAAATCTGAAATAAATTTATTTAAGGTTTTAGATAAGTTACCTGTTGGCATTATATTATTAGTGCTATTGCTTATATATTCATCTACTGGAATATATAAAGTAGGTCCTAAAGAAGTGGGGGTTGTAACAAGGTTTGGAAAATATATACGTCAGGCTGAATCTGGATTACATTACCATTTACCATATCCCATAGAAAAAGTATATACTCCACAGGTAACACGAGTAAAAAGAATTGAATTAGGCTTTAGAACAATTGATCCGGGACCTCCTGCCCGATATTCTAAAAAGAAAAAGGAAGCATTAATGTTAACTGGAGATTTAGCTATTGTTTCTGCTAATGCTGTAATTAAATATAAGATCAAAGATCCTATTCAATATTTGTTCTGGATTAAAAATCCAGATGACACAGTTAGAGATGCCTCTGAAGCTGCATTACGTCAGGTAGTGGGACAAAATAACATCCAGGCTGTCTTAACTGGAAAGAAGACGCAGATTCAATTGGAAGCTAAGGAATTAATTCAAAAAACATTAGATGATTATCATGCTGGGATTTATATAAATAACTTTCTTTTTCAGGACGTGTCAGTGCCTGAACCAGTTGAGGATGCTTATCGCGATGTAGCCAGTGCTAAAGAGGATAAACATACAAAGGTGAATCAGGCTCAGGCTCATAGAAGTCAGATTATTCCTACGGCCAAAGGAGAAGCCTCTAAAATTGTAAAGGAAGCTGAAGGATATAAAGCAAAACGTATTGCTGAAGCTGAAGGTAATGTTGCTCGTTTTAATAAATTATTAGAGAAGTATAAAGCTGGTAAAGATGTAACTAGAACTCGGCTTTATTTAGAAACTATGGAAGATATTCTACCTGAATTAAATAAGATCATTGTAGGTAACAATTCGCAGGGAGTTCTTAAGATGCTTAATTTAGATAAAGTGCAAGAGGAGGGGGTTAGATAG